Proteins encoded together in one Candidatus Baltobacteraceae bacterium window:
- a CDS encoding choice-of-anchor tandem repeat GloVer-containing protein — protein sequence MGRGALTAGVASLVLFAGGCTSNGLIARNGEPAAAQALRGNDTGNYAIAATFPKTANGAQYPEGNLVEINGKLYGIAQGGVSSTDGTIFSAAGGEIKTVYRFNSRANDGNTPNFDVIAVKAGTGDVTIYGTTQNGGANNHGTIFSYDPKTDKESIVYSFQGNADGASPGAGVIYHDGALYGTTRRRGENGKGGLFKFALPNGKAGSPEVLHQFRAMPDASDVEAPLLYHNGMLWGVSKEGGEFKGPAGSFAEGYGSVFKFGLDGSGGVCSSANGDELLQPDKAFVNNSDAFLVSVGSSFDDPDGFIWIIHDSGCRIGIPRDGRIPKSLGGHSPSGALVYSGPDLIGVMFGGGPDGSGVVYRYTGRAGPPPPGKSSFEVLHTFTGKLGARSVDGCKPVATPILVAGKIFGTTRGCGKDDVGTVWGWN from the coding sequence TTGGGTCGTGGCGCGCTTACGGCAGGGGTCGCTTCGCTCGTCCTGTTCGCAGGAGGGTGTACGTCGAATGGCCTTATCGCTCGAAACGGCGAACCGGCCGCGGCGCAAGCGCTGAGAGGAAACGACACCGGGAACTACGCCATCGCGGCAACGTTTCCGAAGACTGCTAACGGAGCGCAATACCCAGAGGGAAATCTCGTCGAAATTAATGGGAAGCTGTACGGCATCGCGCAAGGTGGAGTCAGCTCGACCGATGGCACAATTTTTAGCGCCGCCGGCGGCGAAATCAAGACGGTCTACCGTTTCAATTCCCGGGCGAACGACGGTAACACTCCAAACTTCGATGTCATCGCCGTCAAGGCCGGGACCGGCGACGTTACGATCTACGGAACGACGCAAAACGGCGGGGCCAATAATCACGGCACGATTTTCAGCTATGACCCCAAGACCGACAAAGAATCCATCGTCTACAGTTTCCAGGGCAACGCCGACGGCGCGAGTCCGGGAGCGGGCGTCATCTATCATGACGGCGCGCTGTACGGGACGACGCGTCGCCGCGGCGAGAACGGCAAAGGCGGCCTCTTCAAGTTCGCGCTGCCGAACGGAAAAGCGGGCTCACCCGAGGTGTTGCACCAGTTTCGTGCGATGCCCGATGCGTCCGACGTGGAAGCGCCGCTGCTGTACCACAACGGTATGCTTTGGGGCGTATCCAAAGAAGGCGGCGAGTTCAAAGGGCCGGCGGGCAGCTTCGCAGAGGGATACGGATCGGTTTTTAAGTTCGGCCTCGATGGCAGCGGCGGCGTCTGCAGCAGCGCAAACGGCGATGAGCTGCTGCAGCCCGACAAGGCTTTTGTCAATAACAGCGACGCGTTTTTAGTTTCCGTGGGATCGTCGTTTGACGATCCGGACGGGTTCATCTGGATCATTCACGACAGCGGTTGCCGTATCGGGATTCCACGCGACGGCAGAATTCCAAAGAGCTTGGGGGGACATTCCCCGTCGGGCGCGCTCGTCTATTCGGGCCCGGATCTGATCGGCGTCATGTTCGGCGGCGGACCCGATGGCAGCGGGGTCGTCTACCGATATACCGGTCGGGCCGGTCCGCCACCGCCGGGGAAATCGTCGTTCGAAGTGCTGCACACGTTCACCGGGAAACTGGGCGCGCGGTCTGTCGACGGGTGTAAACCCGTTGCGACGCCGATCCTCGTCGCTGGGAAGATCTTCGGAACGACGCGCGGATGTGGAAAAGACGATGTTGGAACCGTCTGGGGTTGGAATTAG
- a CDS encoding copper resistance protein NlpE N-terminal domain-containing protein, giving the protein MRMETRTSLARRGILAIALACALSFGMSQTTVRAYLVPGGDFPVDGKYAGVLVCADCAGVWTEVTLVDPSAGGLGSGTFVMTERFTGGVHRGDSITTHGAWSIKFEKEPFSGKMQLRPESSHGKQLATRYFFCEGGRELDMLDARGLAVSATQGTLQRIVPPPRPDFGPIMESDSRSTIFGIVGDTFAVDLPASENSWDWTLAKRTSNGVALVYRDGTSLPPRTGFFTEFILKAVTSGRVRVAFRSSTDPAKTIWFSFVIAH; this is encoded by the coding sequence ATGAGGATGGAAACGCGAACCTCGCTTGCGCGACGCGGCATACTGGCAATCGCTCTGGCCTGCGCACTGAGCTTCGGCATGTCTCAAACCACGGTGCGCGCCTATCTCGTGCCAGGCGGTGACTTTCCCGTCGACGGAAAGTATGCGGGGGTGCTTGTGTGCGCCGACTGTGCCGGAGTTTGGACCGAAGTTACCCTCGTCGATCCGTCTGCCGGCGGCCTTGGCAGCGGGACGTTCGTGATGACAGAGCGCTTCACGGGAGGCGTTCATCGCGGAGACTCAATAACGACGCACGGGGCTTGGTCGATCAAGTTCGAGAAGGAACCATTTAGCGGCAAGATGCAGCTTCGTCCGGAATCATCTCACGGAAAGCAGCTAGCCACGCGATACTTCTTCTGCGAGGGCGGTCGCGAGCTCGATATGCTCGACGCTCGCGGGCTTGCGGTATCTGCGACTCAGGGCACGCTGCAACGCATCGTTCCGCCGCCTCGCCCGGACTTCGGGCCGATTATGGAATCCGACTCACGTTCTACGATCTTCGGCATTGTCGGAGACACCTTCGCCGTGGACTTGCCGGCTTCCGAGAACTCGTGGGACTGGACTCTCGCAAAGCGTACGTCGAACGGCGTTGCCCTGGTTTATCGCGATGGAACGTCGTTGCCCCCAAGGACCGGCTTTTTTACCGAGTTTATCCTCAAGGCCGTAACATCGGGAAGGGTTCGCGTGGCCTTCCGAAGCTCCACTGACCCAGCGAAGACCATTTGGTTCTCTTTTGTGATCGCGCACTGA
- a CDS encoding MFS transporter produces MTFEVVLNSPLRHPPFLIYLAARFSSEFSYQVASVVIGWQIYSLTGSAFDLGMAGLVQFVPTAVLVFVTGSAADRFSRRRVMQACQIAQGVVAAFLAWGSFGHWVTVPAIFGAIAVLGVADAFESPATAALLSAVTERSALARGAAISSGGLQFATIAGPALGGLLYAISPGVPYALMFVFWAIASMLSASIAAGATAAADSTQSRSWRELLAGVAFVRRDPAILGTISLDLFAVLFGGATALLPIYARNILHVGSLGLGVLRAAPAVGALVMTAILAHRSISRRAGARMFGAVIVFGLATIVFAVSHWFWLSLVMLAILGAADTISVVIRSALVQLRTPDAMRGRVGAVNFLFINASNQLGAFESGTVAAFLGAMPSALLGGVASVGIALLWMKLFPSLRSLERLE; encoded by the coding sequence ATGACCTTCGAGGTCGTGCTCAACAGTCCATTGCGCCATCCGCCGTTTCTGATCTATCTGGCCGCTCGCTTCTCTTCGGAATTCTCATATCAAGTGGCGTCCGTCGTGATTGGGTGGCAGATCTACTCGCTGACCGGCAGCGCGTTCGATTTGGGCATGGCCGGCCTGGTGCAGTTCGTTCCTACGGCCGTGCTGGTATTCGTGACCGGTTCGGCCGCCGATCGTTTTAGCCGGCGTCGCGTCATGCAGGCGTGCCAGATCGCCCAAGGCGTGGTTGCGGCGTTCCTGGCGTGGGGCAGCTTCGGACACTGGGTGACGGTGCCCGCGATTTTTGGAGCGATCGCCGTACTCGGCGTTGCCGATGCCTTCGAGAGCCCGGCCACTGCCGCACTACTTTCGGCGGTGACGGAGCGCAGCGCGCTTGCCCGCGGTGCCGCGATATCATCGGGCGGACTGCAGTTCGCGACCATTGCGGGTCCCGCGCTGGGCGGCTTGCTCTATGCGATTTCGCCGGGCGTGCCGTATGCGTTGATGTTCGTGTTCTGGGCAATTGCCTCGATGCTCAGCGCCTCGATCGCAGCAGGGGCGACCGCCGCCGCGGATTCCACGCAATCGCGCTCGTGGCGGGAGTTGCTCGCCGGCGTAGCGTTCGTACGGCGCGATCCCGCGATTCTGGGCACGATTTCGCTCGATCTCTTTGCCGTGCTTTTCGGCGGCGCGACGGCGTTGCTGCCGATTTATGCGCGCAACATCTTGCACGTCGGTTCGCTCGGGTTGGGCGTGTTGCGCGCGGCGCCCGCCGTCGGCGCGTTGGTGATGACGGCCATCCTCGCGCACCGGTCGATCTCGCGGCGCGCCGGAGCGCGGATGTTCGGTGCCGTGATCGTCTTCGGACTGGCGACGATCGTTTTTGCCGTGTCTCACTGGTTTTGGCTGTCGCTGGTCATGCTGGCGATTCTCGGAGCCGCCGACACGATTAGCGTCGTCATCCGCTCCGCGCTAGTTCAGCTGCGCACGCCCGATGCGATGCGAGGCCGCGTGGGCGCCGTGAACTTCTTGTTCATCAATGCGTCCAATCAACTCGGCGCCTTCGAGAGCGGAACCGTTGCTGCGTTCTTGGGAGCAATGCCTTCGGCGCTGCTGGGCGGCGTTGCTAGCGTCGGGATCGCGTTGCTGTGGATGAAGCTCTTCCCGTCGCTCCGCTCGCTGGAACGCCTTGAATAG
- a CDS encoding phage holin family protein — translation MNLIPDAITDALARLRNDIESAVRAELRTFKEEAMEQLRPLLAAAGMATVAAVVGLAFVGAFTALCVIALCTVLAPWLAAMIVTVIWGIVAAALGSTAVARVKAALPLKFDRTARTVKEDVAWIKSDLKLRK, via the coding sequence ATGAATCTCATCCCGGACGCGATCACCGACGCGCTGGCGCGACTACGTAACGATATCGAAAGCGCCGTCCGCGCCGAGCTGCGAACCTTCAAAGAAGAAGCCATGGAGCAGTTGAGGCCGTTGTTGGCCGCTGCCGGAATGGCGACGGTGGCGGCGGTGGTCGGTTTGGCTTTCGTCGGCGCGTTCACCGCACTGTGCGTGATCGCGCTCTGCACCGTACTTGCGCCCTGGCTCGCCGCGATGATCGTAACCGTCATTTGGGGCATCGTTGCGGCAGCGCTTGGGTCGACGGCCGTCGCTCGAGTGAAGGCGGCGTTGCCTCTAAAATTCGATAGAACTGCGCGAACCGTGAAAGAGGATGTGGCATGGATCAAGAGCGATTTGAAACTGCGGAAATAA
- a CDS encoding zinc-dependent metalloprotease codes for MRYLRCCLSAVAAFAFATAGALAQEDGKGASGSASPAPYETFVKDAQVSPGLIAVIKKNGKVYLSIPKAQLGADLIETSVPTTGLGGFGPAPGEPYVAPGRIIHFERAENSLVIRWPNTFAKVDPNTPQSVGARESLPSSVVAVTPIVSESPTAVVIAATPFLEDVADLQAQFDALDDKPQHHYKLDSGRSYFIEAKAFPQNTILRVSQTWSSDDPDVIDNVPDPRSVEVKMTYNFIAAPAGGYMPRIADPRVGYFEQPLIDFQSDANPTRNVYYVSRWNFDPATPGTPSAARNPLIFTLSNDVPMAYRQTIADALMTWNDAFTKIGILDAVKVEQQPDGSSSFDPDDIRHNMVRWFDSSTPQYGAEALIVTDPRTGQEINAGINIDSVEGLSGQTYRYVIAPARGLPDSEALEANYTIQAIRAVVLHESGHDLGLQHNFIGSMAYTAKDLQDRNFTARHGVGSSVMEYAPVNLWPKGTPQGDYLQLGLGPYDYYAVKWGYEYVPNATTPRAEVGALNALASRWSDPTYRFASDEDAFFDQGHAIDPRVQMYDLSDRPLTWERTQLAMLHGILDSVAKRFPAQGQSYEEARRAFLRPLRYYVRDATMPAHIIGGEYLSRANAGDPRSKPPLQPVSRADEYAAWRTLQQYLFSDAAWHFNPDVLNRLTYDEASSLEAGGTWAYNPAPRHDVPIVEIAGSAQDQALGELFAPLTLQRIDDLSTKYGRGTTMTLVDLFDWSRTGIYGDIASGAVARAGVVRRNAQMRFAKRLAQLWIAPADGTPTDAQSLARLQLEDLSHNCAVALNGKLDELTRAHLEALAAVAKQALEARATIAR; via the coding sequence ATGCGTTATCTTCGATGTTGCCTTAGCGCCGTCGCGGCGTTTGCGTTCGCAACGGCCGGAGCACTCGCTCAGGAAGACGGCAAGGGAGCTTCGGGGTCGGCGTCGCCCGCACCCTATGAAACCTTCGTCAAAGACGCTCAGGTGTCGCCCGGACTGATCGCCGTCATCAAGAAAAACGGGAAAGTCTATCTGTCGATCCCCAAAGCGCAACTCGGCGCGGACCTGATCGAAACGTCCGTTCCGACCACCGGTTTGGGGGGCTTCGGACCGGCGCCGGGCGAGCCGTACGTCGCGCCGGGGCGCATCATTCACTTCGAGCGCGCGGAGAACTCGCTGGTCATTCGCTGGCCGAACACGTTTGCGAAAGTCGATCCGAACACGCCGCAAAGTGTCGGCGCACGGGAATCGTTGCCCAGCTCCGTCGTTGCCGTCACGCCGATCGTTTCCGAGTCGCCGACCGCCGTGGTCATCGCGGCCACGCCGTTTCTGGAAGACGTCGCGGACCTACAGGCACAGTTCGACGCGCTCGACGACAAGCCGCAGCACCATTACAAACTCGACTCGGGCCGCTCGTACTTCATCGAAGCCAAAGCCTTCCCGCAAAACACCATCCTTCGCGTCAGCCAAACCTGGTCGAGCGACGATCCCGACGTGATCGACAACGTGCCGGATCCGCGCAGCGTCGAAGTCAAGATGACGTACAACTTCATCGCCGCTCCCGCGGGCGGTTACATGCCGCGCATCGCCGATCCGCGCGTCGGCTACTTCGAGCAGCCGCTGATCGATTTTCAAAGCGACGCCAATCCGACGCGTAACGTGTACTACGTCAGCCGCTGGAACTTCGATCCGGCGACGCCCGGCACGCCCTCGGCGGCCCGAAATCCCCTGATCTTCACGTTGAGCAACGACGTTCCAATGGCATATCGGCAAACGATCGCCGACGCGTTGATGACGTGGAACGACGCGTTTACGAAGATCGGCATTCTGGACGCCGTGAAGGTCGAGCAGCAGCCCGACGGTTCGTCGAGCTTCGATCCCGACGACATCCGACACAATATGGTGCGTTGGTTCGACTCGTCGACACCGCAATACGGCGCCGAGGCGCTGATCGTGACCGACCCTCGCACGGGCCAGGAAATCAACGCCGGCATCAACATCGATTCGGTTGAGGGACTCTCCGGTCAAACCTACCGTTACGTTATCGCGCCCGCGCGCGGACTCCCCGACAGCGAGGCGCTCGAAGCGAACTACACGATTCAAGCGATTCGCGCGGTCGTGCTGCACGAGTCGGGCCACGACCTCGGCCTCCAGCACAACTTCATCGGATCGATGGCGTATACAGCCAAAGATCTGCAAGACCGCAACTTCACCGCACGCCACGGCGTGGGCAGCAGTGTGATGGAGTACGCGCCGGTGAACCTGTGGCCGAAAGGCACGCCGCAAGGCGATTATCTTCAGCTCGGGCTTGGGCCCTACGATTACTACGCCGTCAAATGGGGATACGAGTACGTCCCCAACGCGACGACGCCGCGAGCCGAAGTAGGCGCGCTCAACGCGCTCGCTTCGCGCTGGAGCGATCCGACGTATCGCTTCGCGTCGGACGAAGACGCCTTCTTCGACCAGGGGCATGCCATCGATCCGCGCGTGCAGATGTACGACCTTAGCGATCGTCCGTTAACGTGGGAACGCACGCAGCTGGCGATGCTGCACGGCATTCTCGACTCGGTGGCCAAGCGGTTTCCGGCGCAAGGCCAGTCCTACGAAGAAGCGCGGCGCGCCTTCCTGCGTCCGCTGCGCTACTACGTGCGCGACGCGACGATGCCGGCACATATTATCGGCGGTGAATACCTCTCGCGGGCTAACGCCGGCGATCCGCGCAGTAAGCCGCCGTTGCAGCCCGTGTCGCGCGCGGACGAATACGCCGCGTGGCGGACGCTGCAGCAGTACCTGTTCTCCGACGCGGCCTGGCACTTCAATCCCGACGTCCTCAATCGCTTGACCTATGACGAGGCCAGCTCGCTCGAAGCCGGTGGAACCTGGGCCTACAATCCTGCACCGCGACACGATGTTCCGATCGTCGAGATCGCCGGCAGCGCGCAGGATCAGGCGCTCGGCGAACTCTTCGCACCGCTGACCTTACAGCGCATCGACGATCTCAGCACGAAGTACGGCCGTGGAACGACGATGACGCTCGTCGATCTCTTCGATTGGTCGCGCACCGGGATCTACGGCGATATTGCAAGCGGAGCCGTCGCGCGCGCGGGCGTCGTTCGGCGTAACGCTCAAATGCGTTTTGCTAAACGGCTCGCGCAGCTCTGGATCGCGCCGGCCGACGGTACGCCTACCGACGCGCAATCGCTGGCGCGGCTGCAGCTCGAGGATCTCTCCCACAACTGTGCCGTGGCCCTCAACGGAAAGCTCGACGAGCTGACTCGCGCGCACCTCGAGGCCCTCGCCGCCGTGGCGAAACAGGCGCTAGAGGCGCGCGCGACGATCGCTCGCTAG
- a CDS encoding FMN-binding negative transcriptional regulator, producing MRFEFSEDFLMYIPPAFSVDDRRWAVALMERYPFGVLVTCDAPYAVTTHLPMFPFEREGALYIAGHVAAANPHVTSIAAGAPATAVFTGAHAFVSASWYTEPYATVPTWNYSAVRASGSLQTTSARDVVRELSERFEGNAPGAWRIDGLSPEYLEKQLRGIVAFEMRVDVLDAKAKLSQNRTQEDRARVERALAGSDDPMDRACAAAMRESEERC from the coding sequence ATGAGGTTTGAGTTCTCTGAGGATTTTTTGATGTACATCCCACCGGCTTTTTCAGTCGACGATCGTCGTTGGGCGGTGGCGTTGATGGAGCGCTACCCGTTTGGCGTGCTCGTCACCTGCGACGCTCCCTATGCGGTGACCACTCACTTGCCGATGTTTCCGTTCGAACGGGAAGGCGCGCTCTACATCGCCGGTCACGTCGCAGCCGCCAATCCCCACGTCACGTCGATCGCGGCCGGCGCGCCGGCGACGGCGGTCTTCACGGGTGCGCACGCGTTCGTTTCGGCTTCGTGGTATACAGAGCCGTACGCGACGGTGCCGACCTGGAACTACAGCGCCGTGCGGGCTTCGGGCAGCCTGCAGACGACCTCCGCTCGGGACGTCGTGCGCGAGCTCTCGGAACGATTTGAAGGCAACGCTCCCGGCGCTTGGCGGATTGACGGCCTATCGCCGGAGTACCTCGAGAAGCAGCTGCGCGGCATCGTCGCGTTCGAGATGCGCGTCGACGTTCTCGACGCCAAAGCCAAGTTGAGTCAAAACCGCACCCAGGAAGATCGAGCGCGGGTCGAGCGCGCGTTGGCCGGTTCCGACGATCCGATGGATCGCGCGTGCGCCGCGGCGATGCGCGAAAGCGAGGAACGGTGCTAG
- a CDS encoding radical SAM protein, whose protein sequence is MLAVNDYTLLKSVRAVCPRCFAENEDFDPEYPDDICDGHLVERDGRVYLRRFCRRGHGEVWSLYEENAPLWRYLQQWRVPTKVVNPDTEQIFPVPMGYEYGLGPSHLQHSCIYLLDITMQCNLSCPACFTSSSPSVSQYLPLDQILRAVETAIEREGGRLDVVMLSGGEPTIHPQIGAIVDRLAALPVTRILINTNGIRLANEDAFLEKLASYRDRVEVYLQYDGQRASTQEDFRGVDLTELKARVVERLSRARIFTTLAMTVGTHNADQIGEVLDTAFSTPYVGGVMYQPLFASGRAPHIDPMDRVTTTGVLSRIESQSRNGARARDLIALPCSHPDCCSIGYFIKGKDGAYTGLASIVGEDALRDNLSLFGNTISFSEPLGAIRNALFGIMSETMTLSRPQLLDHLRTLCSACDLSFTSGFVGERVKRVTVKHFMDANTLIAERLEQCCVHVAGAGNDPVRMPFCAARLFPKVRERALEGTVSRAANRTVPT, encoded by the coding sequence GTGCTAGCCGTCAACGACTACACGCTGCTCAAAAGCGTGCGCGCGGTGTGTCCGCGCTGCTTTGCCGAGAACGAGGACTTCGATCCGGAGTATCCCGACGACATCTGCGACGGGCATCTCGTCGAGCGCGACGGCCGCGTCTATCTGCGCCGGTTCTGCCGGCGCGGCCACGGCGAAGTCTGGTCGCTGTACGAAGAGAACGCGCCGCTATGGCGCTACCTGCAGCAGTGGCGCGTGCCGACCAAGGTCGTCAATCCCGATACCGAGCAGATCTTTCCGGTACCGATGGGCTACGAGTACGGATTGGGCCCATCGCATCTGCAGCATTCGTGCATCTATCTGCTCGACATCACGATGCAATGCAATCTGTCGTGTCCGGCCTGCTTTACCAGCTCGAGCCCCTCGGTCTCGCAGTATCTGCCGCTCGATCAAATTCTCCGCGCCGTCGAGACGGCGATCGAGCGCGAGGGCGGCCGTTTAGACGTCGTGATGCTCAGCGGCGGCGAGCCGACGATTCATCCCCAGATCGGCGCGATCGTCGACCGCCTGGCGGCGCTTCCCGTGACGCGCATCTTGATCAATACCAACGGCATCCGGCTGGCCAACGAAGACGCGTTTCTCGAGAAGCTCGCATCCTATCGCGATCGCGTCGAGGTGTATCTCCAATACGACGGACAGCGCGCGAGCACGCAGGAGGATTTTCGCGGCGTCGATCTCACCGAGCTCAAGGCCCGCGTCGTCGAGCGTCTTTCGCGGGCGCGCATCTTTACGACTCTGGCGATGACGGTCGGTACGCACAACGCCGATCAAATCGGCGAGGTGCTCGACACGGCGTTTAGCACGCCGTACGTCGGCGGCGTTATGTACCAGCCGCTCTTTGCCTCGGGCCGCGCGCCGCACATCGATCCGATGGATCGCGTTACGACGACCGGCGTCCTGTCGCGAATCGAAAGTCAATCGCGTAACGGCGCTCGCGCGCGCGATCTCATCGCGCTGCCGTGCAGCCATCCGGATTGCTGTTCGATCGGATACTTCATCAAGGGAAAGGACGGCGCGTATACCGGCCTCGCGTCGATCGTCGGAGAAGACGCGCTGCGCGACAACTTGAGCCTGTTCGGCAATACGATTTCGTTTTCGGAGCCGTTAGGCGCGATCCGCAACGCGCTCTTCGGCATCATGTCCGAGACGATGACGCTCTCGCGCCCGCAGCTGCTCGATCATCTTCGGACGCTGTGCAGTGCGTGCGATCTGTCCTTTACCAGCGGTTTCGTCGGCGAGCGCGTCAAGCGCGTTACCGTCAAGCATTTCATGGACGCAAACACGCTGATCGCCGAGCGCTTGGAGCAGTGCTGCGTGCACGTCGCGGGTGCTGGAAACGACCCCGTCCGCATGCCGTTTTGCGCGGCCCGATTGTTTCCCAAAGTGCGAGAACGCGCCCTTGAAGGCACCGTTTCCCGTGCGGCGAATCGCACCGTCCCCACATAA
- a CDS encoding VOC family protein yields MTTAAKVGITGIDASYYLTKDLNKATAFYTGLFGTEPTMHVPNMVSEWTFDQDGTTFGLYQPEDAANWRPSGGVLFHVDDINASKDAASAAGSTFDEHVEETPGCYMAFGNDPEGNSFILHQPK; encoded by the coding sequence ATGACGACGGCAGCCAAAGTTGGTATTACCGGTATCGACGCCAGCTACTATCTAACAAAGGATCTTAATAAAGCGACCGCTTTTTACACGGGTCTGTTCGGTACGGAGCCCACGATGCACGTGCCCAATATGGTTTCGGAGTGGACGTTCGACCAAGACGGCACCACGTTCGGACTCTACCAGCCCGAAGACGCCGCGAACTGGCGTCCCAGCGGCGGCGTGCTCTTCCACGTCGACGACATTAATGCGTCAAAAGACGCGGCCTCGGCCGCCGGCTCCACGTTCGACGAGCACGTCGAAGAAACGCCCGGCTGCTATATGGCCTTCGGCAACGATCCGGAGGGTAACAGCTTCATCCTGCATCAGCCGAAGTAA